GACCAAATATAACGTATTGTATATTAACAGGATATGATCTGACTCCGGAAATCCAATCGGCAATCATTGAAAATAAAGTGGCTCGATATTTTTCCAAACCATTTGATCCTGCGGAGATTAGTTCCTTTCTCTCAGCAGGATCTTAAAAACTTTAAACTACTTGTTTCTGAATTCTGCTTCCACAACTCCACGTTTGGAACTGTTGATGCTTAATGTTTTGCTACTTAAAAAACGGAAACTCGAATCTTTTTTATACATTAGTTCTTCAGCAAACATAGATTCTTTTCCTGGGTAAGTCAGTTCCCATTCCGATCCATTCATTTCTGTTTTACGGTCATTGATTTGTTTGACCGAAGTGTATTCCATCAAATCGTTTTTGAAATTGATGGCGTCTTCCAGTCCTAACCCTTTGAACTTTAAGATGACAGTGTTTTGTTCTGTGAGTTTGAACCATTCATCTTTGATTTGTTTTCCCACTTTTCCGGAAACAAGGTTTGCCCAATCTTTGACAGCTTGTTCTCTGGAAACTTCTTGTGTGATATCAGCACCACGCCCTTCTAAACTTCCTGATCCAAAAATTTTTCCATCACCCCATAATTGGATGATGCGATAAGGGCCAGTGGCTGCTGAACTTAAAAAATCTGTTTTTTTTCCGCCAGGCAAAACCACTGGTTTTTGGTCGGTTGTGGTAACTTTGGCAACAATCAAAACCTCTGCGCCGGAATCTTGTGCCAGTGTGAGCAAAGGACTTCCTTCTTCTACTGAAGTGAGGTCAAGTTTGGCAAGGCTTGGATTTTTTTTCAGAAGGGCAGTAAGTTGGGAACTATCCACAACTTTGTTTCCTTTGGTGCGGAGTTTTTCAATGAGTTCGGCTTCTGCGATGTTGGTGGCTGATCCAATAGGATAAGATTTACCGTTCACAACGGTTTGGACAAGAACGGCAATTCTTGGATTTCCTACATCATCGAGGAGGGCATCCACTGCCGTTGAAAGTTTTGTTGCTTCCACTTCACAACGAACATTCAAACGAATCATATCTTGGGTGTCCAGTTTCCATTGTTCTTCACTGATGATATCGTATTTTTTCACAAAGCTATCGGTTTTCCCGTAAAGTTTGGAGCCTAGGGACTGGCCGTCGGAAACTCCCGATTTTTCTGTGATTTGTTCCCCCACAAGTTTACGGATGGCATTGAGTTTGGCATCTTTCAATGCTTTGTTTCGTGCAAGAGCCAAGTCTCCTTGGTAAATTGGTGCCTCTCCCATCGCTGTTACCACATTGTCTGGCAGCGTAGGTTGTTTCTGGGCTGAATTGGATCCGGCACATGCCAAAATAGTAAGGATGAGAACTCCGGTTAAGGGAGCCAAACGAAGTCGGTTGAACATGAAGGACATTTCTCCTTGAAGATTTGCTATATTATAGAAACATATACTTACATGACCAATTACTTTTTTAGGTTTTCTCTCTGCTTTCTTGTACTCGCATGTCATGGGAACACAGTTCCCCAATTTCGGGTCCATCCGAATGATTCCAAGTTGCGGATTTCCCAGGACATTTTTTATGAAAAAATCCTTCCATCGATGGCTGGAAAAAAATTGATGCTTGCCACAAATCCGTCAGGGATCGGAACGAACCCTAAAAAGATCATCTCCTCTTTAGAAAAACATAAAATCACTCTGGAACATTTGATTGGCCTCGAACATGGATTCCTTGGTTTAGAAGAGGAGTTTAGCCAAACTCCTGTTACTATGGATTCCACTTTCAATCGACCTTTGTATCACATTTATCGAATTAAAGATTCTGAACTACGGGACCTCGTAAGGGAAGTAGATTATGTAGTCTTTGATGTACAAGATGTAGGAATGCGTTGTTATACTTATCTTAGTGTATTAAAGAGACTTATGGATGCGATGAAGAATACAAAAACAAAACTCATTGTTTTGGATCATATTCATGTAGCAATGCATCTTCCTCCTATGGGTGAAAAAATGAATCCAAGGAATTTAAATTTTGCCGGAGAATTTCCGTCGCTACTGATTACAGGGATGACGGTTGGGGAAGCCACAAGATTTTATAATAAAGAATATTTAAAAGACAGTGTGGATGTTATGGTGGTTCCCGTCGAAGGTTATAAACGTGGGATGTATTTTGAAGATACAGGAATCCCATGGACCACACCCTCACCAAACTTACCTATGGTGGACTCAGCTAGAAATTATCTTTCTTTGGTACTACTGGAGGGAGTGAATGTTTCTGTGGGACGGGGAACCCAA
This genomic stretch from Leptospira meyeri harbors:
- a CDS encoding lipoprotein LipL46 — encoded protein: MFNRLRLAPLTGVLILTILACAGSNSAQKQPTLPDNVVTAMGEAPIYQGDLALARNKALKDAKLNAIRKLVGEQITEKSGVSDGQSLGSKLYGKTDSFVKKYDIISEEQWKLDTQDMIRLNVRCEVEATKLSTAVDALLDDVGNPRIAVLVQTVVNGKSYPIGSATNIAEAELIEKLRTKGNKVVDSSQLTALLKKNPSLAKLDLTSVEEGSPLLTLAQDSGAEVLIVAKVTTTDQKPVVLPGGKKTDFLSSAATGPYRIIQLWGDGKIFGSGSLEGRGADITQEVSREQAVKDWANLVSGKVGKQIKDEWFKLTEQNTVILKFKGLGLEDAINFKNDLMEYTSVKQINDRKTEMNGSEWELTYPGKESMFAEELMYKKDSSFRFLSSKTLSINSSKRGVVEAEFRNK
- a CDS encoding exo-beta-N-acetylmuramidase NamZ family protein; translation: MTNYFFRFSLCFLVLACHGNTVPQFRVHPNDSKLRISQDIFYEKILPSMAGKKLMLATNPSGIGTNPKKIISSLEKHKITLEHLIGLEHGFLGLEEEFSQTPVTMDSTFNRPLYHIYRIKDSELRDLVREVDYVVFDVQDVGMRCYTYLSVLKRLMDAMKNTKTKLIVLDHIHVAMHLPPMGEKMNPRNLNFAGEFPSLLITGMTVGEATRFYNKEYLKDSVDVMVVPVEGYKRGMYFEDTGIPWTTPSPNLPMVDSARNYLSLVLLEGVNVSVGRGTQAPFVYFGAPWMTNSEELATKLGNLGNKSYYFSPVYFKPTFGPHKGKICSGLRMNLVRPDYDPIQLAYDLIRLMKETYPNDFKWSKGSTNHWVDQLWGNEHFRTSINEGKSFSDFHKTYLSEEESERKKIAPYLLY